The nucleotide window taatgaaGAACACAGTGAACACACTCCTAaaaatgttattaaaaatcaaagCTAACACTGCAGAACAATAAAGTTATGAGATTTATTTGCGGAATTGCTTTGCAATTGATCTGAAGATGGCCATGGTTattagctgaaattttttaactttgacggattattatttattgattgcATAGACCTTTATTCGCATATCGATTAGTTGAGGAATTAGTGGCTGATTATACAAATTATCCCGCCGTTATAGTTGTCacaattttcgttttcacaGCATACTACATCAGTTTCGTTTTGCAGTACACGTACACACCCACATATATGCGTAGGCTAAATTCTCGGTTATTAGAATTTATATGAAGATGAGGAGTTTATATTTCAGCAGCTTTTGCAATCATTTTGTTTGGCGTGGAATGACATTGGATATCCAACGACCTCTGAAAGTCTGTCTAGagacgaaatgaaatttcaagtgtGTCTACCAGAGGCTATTTTGATTTTCCACCTAAGTTCGAGGCCGCTTCAGGAATATCGTAAAAATCAATGTTTTCCTCGATAATGCAAACTAACATTGTCGGACGTTATTTCACGCCAAACATATTTACCGTGAAAATAATGTTGTTTATCTATCAATGATACATACAAAAAGAACCGACCAAGTGTAAGGGAGAGACCTGACCGATTGATCAGATTTCTCcagctgaaaaaattaaagctAACAAATGGAGATTGCACAGTCGGACTATGGGGAATATGAATTTGCCCAAAACCTAATAATAATGGcagtgaagaaaaatgtacgaaaagttgaagaatttgttCGAAAACAGCACATGTTATCATTTCGATTCATAGAAATTTCATGACGCTGGATACTCTGAATTATTAAGACATATTATTTCGGCAAAGTCGCGACAATTCATGTCACAGTATTGTCTTGTACCCATTACATTCTCATTTCAATCGCTATTTAGAATCGTCCTccatatttatacacattagTGTGCATTGTTTACCTGCTCTTCTCTACCTCAGAGCTAGCAGCTTGCCTGTGTTACACCTTGAAACAGTTCAGCTAAATATTTCAGGTATATTGTATCATCTATACATATCATCTATGTATTCTTTCGATTATGTAAAGCCTCAGTTGTTGTACTGATCTCTCATGATACAGATCGTATCGCTTTCTTGATTAAAGTACATTGTATCACTGTTTTATCAATCATGAGGAATCTTTAATTATCCTCTTGCTCACTGATTCCAGTCTTTTCTCCACTATTAATATCTAGCTCTCCAAACAAATATCGACTGAACATTTAATAAAGACATCAACCTTTTCGCCTTTCAGCTACGCTAGAATCttttattcaccttttttgCTGACTTTCTAAGCTTTCGCAGTCCTCGACTCCAGCCAGAAGACAACCGCGACCTCGTAGGTTTGAGAGCATAACTTCTCCAAATTTATCCTTCATATTGACTTGTTCATAATTGATGAACAGTGCATCGGCAAACTTTTTTCCTATCCATTGGAGCAAAGTAGATGTTGCGTTTTTGTCAACATAAACAAGCACACACTCAGCGAGAAACAACGTCGGCAAACTGAAGTCCACTTCGGCTTGAGCAAGCTTGTTTTCCAGCTCCGATATGTTTCTCAAATCGATACCCATCAGGTGATAATTAGCTGCATGCAAATCTGTTGCTGAGAAACTTATTTCACcatctgaaaaaataaacaagtaaattattattagcaCTTTAGTGTTAGTAACTTATTAACTTGTTGCTGAACaagttttttattacataccTTCAGTATTGAGTCTATCTATGAGCTGCTTATGTCTCTTGATGTGGTAACATTTTCTCGATGTGACGCTCGGAAAATCAAGTTCTATAAAATTCTGCGGACTATTTTCGGCGTCTCTCAGTTTCCAGTAGAGCGTATCAAATCCAGAAcccaaattaattatttgactCTTCTCTCCAGACATCTGTCCaacaattgtaaaaatttatggtTGCATTTTCATCATTGCTAATTTTATAGTGTACTGTGATATTCTTCGACCAAATATTCAACGATTAATTAgttcttttttctaattataagtttgataaattatcTGGAATAAAAGTAGGTACATAAAAACAACGAAGTTCAAGTTAGCAAATCTagaattactttgaaaaagataaaattgcaaaatatgatTATGTGTTCCTCTATTATTGTTCACAGAATTTAAAACAATTCCAAAGCACTGAAAGAAcgactttttgaaaaatgcatcGTTACATCAGCGTTACGAACTTCAACGCCAacaaagatataaaaaaatattattcgtacAGTGAAATACTTGTTATTCAGATAAATTGAGTGACATGAGTATTTGGATACTTAAAATGAACGTTCAACAAACAACTTTTATAATAGGAAATTCGAAACACTGTCTGGTAATAGAACTGGATAAGGGAACTGCAATATAATGTAGTTGCAAAAGATAACTATCAAACAATTATTGAATGGACATTTTGCGTGATGCTTTGATCAAAGAGCATCTGTAACAATTTCCCATTTTGAGCTCTGCTCCAAATTTTCTGGAACAAGGGCCAAATGATACCTTATAATACTCTAATActcaggaaaaatttttatacaggAAGACGTGGGGGCGCTAAGTTTGTGAAATCTCCATATATTTGGTAAGACAGctacgcaaaaaaaaaagtcagattTGGAAGAGCAACTATGATATTCTCATGTATTTTTCGATGTTGAATCCTAATCTCACGCCAAACATATCCGTATACCCACAAAATACTTCAATAAAGCCAAAGACATCGcctaaaataaaattgaatcattTTAGGAGTAtatggatattttttacatcagaTTAGAATTCagcattaaaaaatacatgatAATATCAAGGTCGCTTTTTcaatctgaatttttttgttatgaCTGCTTTGCCGAATACATGGAAATTTAACAACTTTGCTCCCCCATATCTACGGAAGCATTTGTATACTCAGACTGAAATTTGTTCCTGAACATAAGGATATCATAAGGTATTATTTGGCCCTTGTTTTGTAAACATTCGCTCGAACCTGAATATGGGCAATAAGTGTGCCTTAGT belongs to Neodiprion lecontei isolate iyNeoLeco1 chromosome 5, iyNeoLeco1.1, whole genome shotgun sequence and includes:
- the LOC107217384 gene encoding leucine carboxyl methyltransferase 1 — translated: MINEITDEDAVQATNDDASECKRCAVQLGYWTDPFISLFVKQTNRKAPEINRGYFARVKGIEVFINKFLKMSGEKSQIINLGSGFDTLYWKLRDAENSPQNFIELDFPSVTSRKCYHIKRHKQLIDRLNTEDGEISFSATDLHAANYHLMGIDLRNISELENKLAQAEVDFSLPTLFLAECVLVYVDKNATSTLLQWIGKKFADALFINYEQVNMKDKFGEVMLSNLRGRGCLLAGVEDCESLESQQKRFTINGWEGSNAWTMVEVYDSLLSSERTRIERIEMLDEQELLVQLLQHYCIAVAWKGPTFKNISIAQG